One genomic window of Cupriavidus malaysiensis includes the following:
- a CDS encoding HK97-gp10 family putative phage morphogenesis protein, translating into MAGQLRIKNPEALKAPLRALEAIASESVLRQAAVAGARVIHAEAKRRAPVDLGIYEGKIGKHPPGFLRDHMLIAYDRERSVEGRRATYLVTWSKEAFYGRFLEHGTSKMAARPFLRPAYEARRREAAQVARSVIQEKVRELVNG; encoded by the coding sequence ATGGCAGGCCAACTGCGAATCAAGAACCCGGAGGCCTTGAAGGCGCCGCTGCGCGCGCTGGAGGCGATCGCCAGCGAATCAGTACTGCGGCAGGCCGCCGTTGCCGGCGCGCGCGTGATCCATGCCGAGGCGAAGCGGCGCGCGCCTGTCGACCTGGGCATCTACGAAGGCAAGATTGGCAAGCATCCGCCGGGCTTCCTGCGCGATCACATGCTGATTGCCTACGACCGGGAGCGCTCCGTCGAGGGTCGCCGGGCCACCTACCTGGTCACGTGGAGCAAGGAGGCGTTCTACGGGCGCTTCCTCGAGCATGGCACGTCGAAGATGGCGGCGCGGCCGTTCTTGCGCCCAGCCTACGAGGCACGCCGCCGAGAGGCTGCCCAGGTCGCGCGCTCGGTGATTCAGGAGAAAGTGAGGGAGCTGGTGAATGGATGA
- a CDS encoding phage tail assembly protein T gives MAFFRMEPFGSHYDDLRAGMVAAMIANVHRNPKVRQEPFSPLDLAPWNDLHREHADPEPIYLEDKEELSLLIETMMFPRRE, from the coding sequence ATGGCCTTCTTCCGGATGGAACCGTTTGGCAGCCACTACGACGACCTCCGGGCCGGCATGGTGGCCGCCATGATTGCGAACGTCCACCGGAACCCAAAGGTGCGGCAAGAGCCGTTCTCGCCGTTGGATCTAGCCCCGTGGAATGACCTTCACCGGGAGCATGCAGATCCGGAGCCGATCTACCTTGAGGACAAAGAGGAACTGTCGCTCCTGATCGAAACCATGATGTTCCCGCGGAGGGAGTGA
- a CDS encoding phage tail tube protein, whose translation MPSTAISAQGSKIEVSGTTGAAKTITGIALGFPTILTIAAHGFSNGDVVTLAGLTGADAALLNGQTAVVKNKTTNTFAVEIDSTGKTITAAGTATPVTWTKIKNFLSFKGFDGQADEIDTTDLDSTAKENILGLQDWGTFTFDVNKDFTDPGQLALDAAKRTSAQKSFKLTLPNGKTKTFTASVKNSPLEGGVNALVKSTGVTLRISGDVVDA comes from the coding sequence ATGCCATCCACTGCAATCAGTGCCCAGGGGTCGAAGATCGAGGTGTCCGGAACCACCGGCGCGGCGAAGACCATCACAGGCATTGCCCTTGGTTTTCCCACCATCCTGACCATCGCGGCCCACGGATTCAGCAACGGCGACGTGGTGACGCTGGCCGGCCTGACCGGCGCCGATGCGGCGCTGCTCAACGGCCAGACCGCCGTGGTCAAGAATAAGACCACCAACACGTTCGCGGTGGAAATCGACTCCACGGGCAAGACTATTACCGCAGCCGGCACGGCGACGCCGGTGACGTGGACGAAGATCAAGAACTTCCTGTCCTTCAAGGGGTTCGACGGCCAGGCCGACGAGATTGACACGACCGACCTCGATTCGACCGCCAAGGAGAACATCCTCGGCCTGCAGGACTGGGGCACCTTCACGTTCGACGTGAACAAGGATTTCACCGACCCCGGCCAACTCGCGCTCGATGCTGCCAAGCGTACCAGCGCGCAGAAGTCCTTCAAGCTCACTCTGCCCAACGGCAAGACCAAGACCTTCACCGCGTCGGTGAAGAACAGCCCGCTGGAAGGCGGCGTGAACGCGCTGGTGAAGTCGACCGGCGTAACCCTCCGGATCTCCGGGGACGTGGTGGACGCATAA
- a CDS encoding DUF3168 domain-containing protein: protein MAKTVEELVFDALRSLVADRCYPDQAKAKAARPYIVYQAVGGLGTDTLEGRSDLQNARMQIAVWADTRLSAARLMLAVASTLSTGIKSANFAADTQDWTLDLQQSVQIGQPVSVYEEDTGLYGSRLDFSIWYYP, encoded by the coding sequence ATGGCTAAGACAGTCGAGGAACTGGTATTCGATGCGCTGCGCTCACTGGTCGCGGATCGCTGCTATCCCGATCAGGCGAAGGCGAAGGCCGCGCGCCCGTACATCGTCTACCAGGCAGTGGGGGGTCTTGGCACCGACACGCTGGAGGGGCGCTCAGACCTGCAGAACGCTCGCATGCAAATTGCCGTCTGGGCCGACACCCGCCTATCGGCCGCTCGACTGATGCTGGCGGTGGCATCGACGCTGTCTACAGGTATCAAGTCGGCGAACTTCGCTGCCGACACGCAGGACTGGACGCTGGATCTGCAGCAGTCGGTCCAAATCGGCCAGCCTGTCAGCGTCTACGAGGAAGACACCGGCCTGTACGGCTCCCGGCTGGATTTCTCCATCTGGTACTACCCCTAG